One Verrucomicrobiota bacterium genomic region harbors:
- a CDS encoding carbohydrate-binding family 9-like protein, producing MKHFVRITLLFFWTGLTVACTSEKAEQPGHNLKTHAITYTDSVISIDGQLNETAWLSATSLDVFEFPWWEAGRKEQTQAKLLWDDQYLYVSFICEDAHIWGDHTERDSPVYLDDCVEVFTSPNPDTLDIYFNLEMNVLGQSLDHIHPEGPGSKADWDPEVKIATTVDGTLNDDSDIDRHWILEVAIPFASFSQVAKHTPPEPGDEWRLNLNRLGGKSNFQKSQWSPSIPENTSFHAPQFFGRVTFAK from the coding sequence ATGAAACACTTTGTACGGATCACTCTTCTGTTTTTTTGGACTGGACTAACGGTAGCTTGCACTTCCGAAAAGGCTGAGCAGCCGGGGCACAACTTGAAAACGCACGCGATCACCTACACCGATTCAGTCATCAGCATAGATGGCCAGCTCAACGAAACGGCCTGGTTGTCCGCAACATCTCTGGACGTCTTTGAATTTCCCTGGTGGGAAGCCGGAAGGAAGGAGCAGACCCAGGCCAAACTGCTTTGGGACGACCAATACCTTTATGTCAGCTTTATTTGCGAGGATGCCCACATCTGGGGCGATCATACCGAACGGGACAGTCCTGTTTATTTGGATGACTGTGTCGAAGTATTCACTTCACCCAACCCCGACACCTTGGACATTTATTTCAACCTAGAAATGAACGTGCTCGGTCAATCGCTTGACCACATCCATCCGGAAGGACCTGGCAGCAAGGCTGACTGGGATCCGGAGGTAAAAATTGCAACCACCGTTGACGGTACATTAAACGATGATTCTGACATCGACCGCCACTGGATACTCGAAGTGGCCATCCCATTTGCATCGTTCAGTCAGGTAGCGAAACACACGCCACCGGAGCCGGGTGACGAGTGGCGCTTGAACCTCAATCGCCTCGGCGGTAAATCAAATTTTCAAAAGAGCCAGTGGTCTCCCTCCATTCCAGAAAATACCAGCTTCCATGCACCTCAATTTTTCGGTCGAGTAACTTTTGCAAAGTGA
- the aroC gene encoding chorismate synthase: MSSNTFGKLFSISTWGESHGGGIGVVVDGCPPNLAITEAEIQFELDRRRPGQSDITTPRKETDTVSIISGTFEGKTLGTPIAMYVPNGDQRPSAYAEMKDKFRPSHADYTYQTKYGIRNHEGGGRSSARETIGRVAAGAIAKKILAQAGQVEIRSYVKTIQNISMPETLDFPTLESVEANAVRCPDADSAEKMIKLIKAVRSEGDSVGGIIETRVRNLPIGLGEPVFDRLEADLAKGMLSLPATKGFEIGSGFSGTQLKGSQHNDPFENRDGQIRTRTNHSGGVQGGISNGEELIFRVAFKPTATILQPQATVDKDGNETELIGRGRHDPCVLPRAVPIVEAMTALILVDHWMRDSAQNKTFSFED, from the coding sequence ATGAGCTCAAATACATTCGGCAAATTATTTTCAATATCCACCTGGGGAGAAAGTCATGGGGGTGGCATCGGCGTGGTTGTGGACGGCTGTCCTCCCAATCTCGCGATCACGGAGGCCGAGATTCAATTTGAGCTTGATCGCCGCCGTCCCGGCCAAAGTGACATAACTACTCCGAGGAAAGAAACGGATACGGTCTCCATCATTTCTGGAACGTTTGAGGGCAAAACCCTCGGCACGCCCATCGCGATGTATGTGCCCAACGGCGACCAGCGTCCATCCGCCTATGCGGAAATGAAGGACAAGTTTCGTCCGTCACACGCAGACTATACCTACCAGACGAAATACGGCATCCGCAACCACGAGGGAGGAGGTCGGAGTTCAGCCCGCGAAACGATCGGCCGGGTCGCGGCAGGCGCGATCGCCAAAAAAATACTCGCCCAAGCCGGCCAAGTGGAAATTCGATCGTATGTTAAAACCATCCAGAACATTTCCATGCCGGAAACGCTGGACTTCCCTACCCTGGAATCCGTGGAAGCCAACGCCGTTCGATGCCCGGACGCCGACTCAGCGGAAAAAATGATCAAGTTGATCAAAGCGGTTCGCAGCGAAGGTGACTCGGTGGGTGGCATTATCGAAACGCGGGTCCGTAACCTTCCCATTGGTTTGGGTGAACCTGTCTTCGACCGATTGGAAGCCGACCTGGCAAAAGGTATGCTTTCCTTACCGGCAACCAAAGGGTTTGAAATCGGAAGCGGATTCTCCGGAACGCAGCTGAAAGGATCTCAGCATAACGACCCCTTTGAAAACCGCGATGGCCAGATCCGGACACGCACCAACCATTCAGGTGGAGTTCAAGGCGGTATCAGTAATGGCGAAGAATTGATCTTCCGCGTAGCATTCAAACCAACCGCCACCATACTGCAGCCACAGGCAACCGTCGACAAGGATGGTAACGAAACGGAGCTGATTGGTCGCGGGCGTCATGACCCCTGCGTCCTACCCCGCGCCGTACCCATCGTTGAAGCCATGACCGCTCTAATCCTGGTCGACCATTGGATGCGTGATTCAGCGCAAAACAAAACATTCAGTTTCGAAGACTAA
- a CDS encoding RNA methyltransferase, with product MPVITDSEYLSFLDTLQPIQKESLTHYLETFVSDNKRGQMHQVLDHRTRHVAVVLENIYQPHNAAATVRSCECFGFQDLHIIEAKTKHVINRNVTMGGCKWVSMHHHKKDLGGTKSILQRIKASGYKIAATSMRPGCVPLEELDLSEPVALCFGTEEKGLSEEAHEMADVFVQIPSFGFTQSFNVSVSVALSLTSIRNRLEKSKLPWQLPPEDRHNLYLTWLMKTANRGLVVARNYLARE from the coding sequence ATGCCTGTAATCACAGACTCTGAGTATTTATCTTTTCTTGATACTCTCCAACCTATCCAGAAGGAATCGTTAACGCATTACCTGGAAACGTTTGTTTCAGACAACAAGCGTGGACAGATGCATCAGGTGCTCGATCATAGGACGCGGCACGTAGCCGTCGTTTTGGAGAATATATACCAGCCCCATAATGCGGCTGCGACTGTCCGGTCTTGCGAGTGTTTCGGTTTTCAAGATCTCCATATCATAGAAGCAAAAACCAAACATGTCATAAATCGGAACGTTACGATGGGAGGCTGCAAATGGGTTTCCATGCATCACCATAAAAAAGACCTTGGAGGAACGAAATCCATTCTTCAACGGATTAAGGCCTCGGGGTACAAAATTGCAGCTACCTCCATGCGACCGGGATGTGTACCTTTGGAAGAACTCGACCTAAGCGAACCCGTTGCCTTGTGTTTTGGAACAGAGGAAAAGGGATTGAGTGAAGAGGCCCACGAAATGGCTGATGTGTTTGTGCAGATCCCTTCTTTTGGTTTCACGCAAAGTTTCAATGTTTCAGTGAGCGTTGCCTTAAGCCTTACCTCGATTCGGAATCGTCTTGAGAAAAGTAAATTGCCTTGGCAATTGCCCCCGGAGGATCGGCATAATCTTTATCTTACCTGGCTGATGAAAACGGCCAATCGAGGGCTGGTAGTTGCACGGAACTATCTTGCCAGGGAATAA
- a CDS encoding cupin domain-containing protein, giving the protein MNHFETMELPEDWDEVAPDGSNVRVLLGVDRGGMAHFELPPGESSTAEIHPDFDEIWYILSGRGEMWRKSEEREEVVNLETGVCLTIPAKTIFQFRSLKSEPLKMIGVTMPPWTGPESVESVEGIWKPTVGKKR; this is encoded by the coding sequence ATGAATCATTTTGAAACCATGGAATTACCGGAGGACTGGGATGAAGTAGCACCTGACGGATCGAACGTCAGAGTTTTGCTGGGAGTTGACCGGGGAGGAATGGCTCATTTTGAGCTTCCGCCGGGAGAGAGTTCGACGGCTGAGATTCATCCGGACTTCGATGAGATTTGGTATATCCTTTCAGGCCGGGGTGAGATGTGGCGAAAATCCGAAGAACGTGAAGAGGTAGTCAACCTTGAAACCGGCGTTTGTCTCACCATACCGGCGAAAACGATATTTCAATTTCGCTCTTTGAAATCGGAGCCACTAAAAATGATTGGCGTGACCATGCCGCCTTGGACAGGCCCGGAGTCGGTCGAGTCGGTCGAAGGGATATGGAAACCGACAGTGGGCAAAAAGCGGTGA